The genomic DNA AATTTTCGATTGCTATTATTACAAACATGTTACTCAAGCACCTCGCCATAGTGTCTTTCTTGATTTTTTGCACCGGGTACGCCCTCGCAGACGAAACTGTCAACGTGAACGAGAACAAGCCCGCTGTTTCCGAAAAATCACCATGGACATTTGAAGTAGGGATTTCGGCGGGGCGCCCCACCCCGATCATGGCAAATGCAGGTATCGGCTACAAGAACATCTTTTTCAGGGCGATGGGCGGAGGAATGCGCTTTGGCGCTGACGACTTTTGGGTCGGGTACCGTGGCGGGCTCGCCTGGGAATTTTTCCGAGAATTGCCATTTACGCTAGACCTCGGAATTGGGAGCGGATACTCTTTTGCGAAGGCGCCCAACAAGTATTTCAAGGCGCTGAACAGGGCGAATAAGGATCGCATGGTGCGCTCTTACAACTACAAGGAAACGCTCGACATTTCCGCAGAAGTGCGCACCTGCATTTACGGGGTGTTTACGGACCTCGCGATTCCGGTACATTACTTTATGAAGCACGACGAACCGACCGTGCTTTGGCAAATCGGTTATACGTATAAATTCTAGACGAAAGAACGCCGCAAGCGGCTACAGACGAAAGACTAGAGAGAACACATTTCTAGTCTTTGACGCAACGAACTGAAAAAGCCATGAACTTGGGACGATAGTCCACATCCGCATTGTCATTCCTATAGATCAAGCGCATGGCATACGCATACTCGTCACTCTTCTCTGTAGAGATCCAAAAAGTTGCTTCGTTGCCCACATAGGTATAATCACCCCCACCATCCCTGTAGCCGACAGGCAAAGCCGAGAACGCGTAATCATCCGAGCCGTTGCCGCTAGCTTTGGCAAAGTTCCAGCCACTTGTTGATTTAAGCATCTTGCCCGCAACAGAGTCGCCGCCAACAGCAGAGAACAATGTTTCAAACTCCGCTTTTGTCGGCAAGTGCCAGCCATTCGGACAAACACCACGCACCGGGGACATCGCCGAACATTCCGATTTATAGCCGCACCCCTTGCCGTTCGAACTCCACTCGCCAGCGCTGTCCATCGCCGCAGCCCATGTGTACAGGCGACCGTACTTGGTGCAGTTGGAGGAATCGTCATTGAAACAGAATGATTTTTCCGTTTCAATGTTCAAGTTCTGAGCCATCCACGTCTGTTTTCCGATAACGACAGTCTTATAGGTTTGACCGTCGCGGGAGTCCGTCAAAGTCGGTAAAGACTCCTTCCCCGAAGGGCTAGTTACAGAACTATCATCGCCGCAGGCGGCAAGGAAAAGTCCAATCCAAAGAGAAGCACAAAGAACAAATTTTTTCATATTACGAATATAAAAAAGAATTCCCACAAATGTGAGAATTCCTTAAAAGTAATGGATCCTATCGACCCTGCGGGTCGTGAGGATGACATGCGAAGTATTGATGACAGCCAAGACGGCTGTCAAGAAAATTACTTCTTGAGGCTCGGAACGCCACCGAAGTCGACGTTCGTCTTCTTGCCGAGCAAGAGGGCGCGAGTCTTGAGCGGGAGGCCGTAGCAACGGATGAAGCCAGTAGCATCCTTCTGGTCGTACATGTCAACGTCCGTGAATCCACCGAGGCCCATGTCGTACAAGCTGTACGGGCTCTTG from Fibrobacter sp. UWB13 includes the following:
- a CDS encoding fibrobacter succinogenes major paralogous domain-containing protein yields the protein MKKFVLCASLWIGLFLAACGDDSSVTSPSGKESLPTLTDSRDGQTYKTVVIGKQTWMAQNLNIETEKSFCFNDDSSNCTKYGRLYTWAAAMDSAGEWSSNGKGCGYKSECSAMSPVRGVCPNGWHLPTKAEFETLFSAVGGDSVAGKMLKSTSGWNFAKASGNGSDDYAFSALPVGYRDGGGDYTYVGNEATFWISTEKSDEYAYAMRLIYRNDNADVDYRPKFMAFSVRCVKD